One Triticum dicoccoides isolate Atlit2015 ecotype Zavitan chromosome 5B, WEW_v2.0, whole genome shotgun sequence genomic window carries:
- the LOC119309783 gene encoding vacuolar-processing enzyme-like, with protein MARLPCSSLLLLFLSSQLALLVAGEFLRLPSEKDVVGTRWAVLIAGSNGYYNYRHQADVCHAYQIMKKGGLKDENIIVFMYDDIAGNRDNPRPGVIINHPKGGDVYAGVPKDYTGADVNANNFLAALLGDKSKLTGSGSGKVVSSGPDDHIFVYYADHGGPGILGMPGDEEYLYANDLVRTLEKKHAGGAGYKSLVFYLEACESGSIFEGLLPGNISVYATTAANAEESSWGTYCPGDDEGAPPPEYDTCLGDLYSVAWMEDSDAHNLNAESLKQQYERVRDRTSANGTYSLGSHVMQYGDLGLNDQSLFLFIGTNPANDNASFLQGSSSTSRQLPGGRVNQRDADLVHFWHKYRRSAEGSAEKGEARRRLVETMARRSRVDSSVELIGGLLFGSEEGAKVLGAVRPAGQPVVDDWDCLKSVVWTFQQRCGPLTQYGMKHMRSLANLCNAGVREEAMDKAASQACAANPSSLF; from the exons ATGGCTCGCCTTCCCTGCtcatccctcctcctcctcttcttgtcGTCGCAGCTCGCCCTGCTCGTCGCCGGCGAGTTCCTCCGCCTGCCGTCCGAGAAGGACGTCGTCGGGACGAGATGGGCCGTCCTCATCGCCGGCTCCAACGGCTACTACAACTACCGCCACCAG GCGGACGTATGCCACGCGTACCAGATCATGAAGAAGGGCGGGCTGAAGGACGAGAACATCATCGTCTTCATGTACGACGACATCGCCGGCAACCGCGACAACCCCAGGCCTGGGGTCATCATCAACCACCCCAAAGGCGGCGACGTCTACGCCGGAGTCCCCAAGGACTACACGGGGGCAGACGTCAACGCCAACAACTTCCTCGCCGCGCTGCTCGGCGACAAGTCCAAGCTcaccggcagcggcagcggcaaggtcGTCAGCAGCGGCCCGGACGACCACATCTTCGTCTATTACGCCGATCACGGTGGCCCAGGGATCCTTG GGATGCCGGGCGACGAGGAGTACCTGTACGCGAACGACCTGGTGCGGACGCTGGAGAAGAAGCACGCCGGCGGGGCCGGGTATAAGAGCCTGGTCTTCTACCTGGAGGCCTGCGAGTCCGGGAGCATCTTCGAGGGCCTCCTCCCGGGCAACATCAGCGTGTACGCGACCACGGCGGCCAACGCGGAGGAGAGCAGCTGGGGCACCTACTGCCCCGGCGACGACGAGGGCGCCCCGCCGCCCGAGTACGACACCTGCCTCGGCGACCTCTACAGCGTCGCCTGGATGGAGGACAGCGACGCGCACAACCTCAACGCCGAGTCCCTCAAGCAGCAGTACGAGCGGGTCAGGGACCGGACGTCGGCCAACGGCACGTACAGCCTCGGCTCCCACGTCATGCAGTACGGCGACCTGGGCCTCAACGACCAGAGCCTCTTCCTCTTCATCGGCACCAATCCTGCCAACGACAACGCCTCCTTCCTCCAGGGCTCCTCCTCGACCTCCAGGCAGCTGCCGGGCGGCAGGGTGAACCAGCGGGACGCCGACCTCGTCCACTTCTGGCACAAGTACCGGAGGTCGGCGGAGGGGTCGGCCGAGAAAGGCGAGGCGCGGAGGCGGCTGGTGGAGACGATGGCGCGGCGGTCTCGCGTGGACAGCAGCGTGGAGCTCATCGGCGGCCTCCTCTTCGGCTCAGAGGAAGGTGCCAAGGTCCTCGGCGCCGTGCGGCCGGCGGGGCAGCCTGTGGTGGATGACTGGGACTGCCTCAAGTCTGTGGTGTGGACGTTCCAGCAGCGGTGCGGGCCGCTGACGCAGTACGGGATGAAGCACATGCGCTCGCTCGCCAACCTCTGCAACGCCGGCGTCCGTGAGGAGGCCATGGACAAGGCTGCGTCTCAGGCGTGCGCTGC